DNA sequence from the Chlorocebus sabaeus isolate Y175 chromosome 25, mChlSab1.0.hap1, whole genome shotgun sequence genome:
CCTACCACAGTCTAGTACCTTGCACATGCTAAGAGCTCAGTAGAtgtcaaatgaatgaaggaatatcTCTTTCCTTTTGCCCCATGACTGGgcaaacaaaaaatgacaaaatatctgACATACTGTCTCATTTTaccagaaacaaaatgaaacaaactctGTGGATATGGTATATATTTGGTGCATTCACGTTGTCTGAGTTACCTTAAAGGTGTTGGTGCCATTACCCTGAAATGTTGAAAAGCGGTATGAGTAGTGAGAATGACTGGAAAGAGTTGctagttttataaaatacatgtattattttcacAATCTTATATTACGCAGCCGAGAAACGTACAATGCGCTTACTAATTGGTTAACAGATGCCCGAATGCTAGCGAGTCAGAACATTGTGATCATCCTTTGTGGAAACAAGAAGGACCTGGATGCAGATCGTGAAGTTACCTTCTTAGAAGCCTCCAGATTTGCTCAAGAAAATGGCAAGTGACCTTTTACTTCTTACTATTTTTCAAATGGCATATTTGAGGATAAAAGCATTTCTttgaatttaaaacatatattggAATTTCGAGATTAAACTAGATTTAGGAAATGTGGAATTTCCAATTGTTTTTACTATAAATTAGACCAGTTTAGCATATTTTTAGTATATTGCATTCTGCCTGCAGAAGTTACTATAATGATAAAAGCAAATGTAGTAACATTATGTAATGACTTTTCAGTCTAAGGTCTTTGAATATTAGAGATCTTGGGCTAAAGTGAAATGTATAACAATAATCTTTAAAGACTCTAACCAAATGATGTcactattttttaatgtattttgaaggAAATTTGGTGAAGTATTAGCCCAAATAGAAAGGGAAGCAGAAGAAATACTTGGCTTATTGGCTTCATTTGCTAAACTTAAGTCATTTGGTTATAGGTGACTTTGAaacttttttgaatttccatgtaGAATACATGAAAATGCCACATAAAATGAATGGTTGCTTTATTAATGGATaagagaatgattttttaaaaattcagacattttaaataactttaatttttagaacCAAAGACTATAATATGCTAATATCAATATTTGATTGGACTCTAAGATTCCAAATTATATTGTAACTTTACTGGTTTCTTgctaagaaaataaacatgagaGAAATCCATACGCCATCAAGACAGTTCTTAAAAAGCTGTTTAGAAATCAGAAGTTTGGAACGTtaacaaagatgaaaaggaaTTTAGATGTCATCTAAACTCATTTTTACAAGTGAGGATACAAGAGGCTAGAGAGGCTGTGGTTTGCTGAGAGAGCAAGCAGAACAGGCCTTTCTGCTGAGATGAACAGCCACTCTAGTGGGTAGAAAGAATATTAATTCCTATACTATCTCTTCATGGGCTGTATGACAAATTGCAGTATAGTCCCCTAAAAAGTGTAAACACTTGTAGGTCGTATTTGTGGTGACACTCAGATTGTTTGAAGGAGGACATTGCAACTTTGCCTGAAATCAGTGGCAGGGCCATTTTGGCGAACCAGCTCCTTCCTGATGGCTGGTCACTCAGCTGGGGAAGCCTGGTTGCTTGCTCAGGCCTTTCACCAGGTGAATGGCTAGCACAAGACTCCAGTGACTTTTCAGTCCAGTGCTGAAATtcttctaacatttaaaaaacatgtaaCAACATATATTGGTTTTATATTGACAGAAATATATGGTTTTAggttataaattatattttgtctgCTTTTCTAAGAGAATGCTGCACAGACTTTTAGTAAGTGAAAATTATGATCATCTTCTAAATATGACTTTATTTTGTTTGATGTCCATTTTAGAGCTGATGTTTTTGGAAACAAGTGCACTAACAGGGGAGAATGTAGAAGAGGCTTTTGTACAGTGTGCAAgaaaaatacttaacaaaattGAATCAGGTAAAAGCCTTTCCATTAgtcaacttttcttctgcatatTTTACACTCTAGCTCAGTAGATCACCTTTTAATTAATAGTTTCAGGAGTGGTTTAATAAAGACTATTCTCTCTGTACCTGCCAACCTAAAATCATCACATATGGGTTCAAAGGTCATGTTCTCCTGGCTGAGGTGAAAGCTCCTCCTTATCAGGATGGTTTCCATGGTGATGAAGGTGGATGGGCACACCAACTCAGCTGTGGAGGAGTAGTCAAGGTTTCAGGGAGTGTTTGCATTTAGAATTATAGTATTTCTTGGGTCCTTCACTAAAAGGAGGAAGAATAGGCCTTTGTCCACTGTCAACAGCATGCTAATTCTGTTGGACCAGTGGTCATGTGTAAGGGAGTTACAGGTACATGGTGTAGTGTTGATCTTTGCAGATCGGGCATCATGGAGCTGTGGAGTCCagagtaattttatttctgaagctCACTGAGCATGCCTCAATTATAAAATGcctcatttttgtgtttgttgcttcagttaaaataattcaaaataatcctAATGTAGGCAGCTGACAAAATACTATGTAATTGTCATTTACTAAAGTAACTATATATAGGCATCACCTTTTGATTGATTTATTCAAACATCTGAGTGCCTATTCTTTGTCAGATGCtgggatacaaaaatgaataaatcgcACCCCTTGTCCCCCAAGAAACTGTCTTTCATGGGAGACAGTCAGAGGATAATTATAATATCGCGAGGCTGATATGGTAATTGAGGGATGCACAGGCTCAGGGTAACATGAAGAAGGGGACCTGCCACAGCCAGAGGATAGAGGAGTTGTCAGGGagggcttccaggaggaggtgTTAGATGAGCTCAGGCTTTCAGAATATAAGGAAGAGTGAGCCAGCAAAGGGAGTGAGGAAGATAGAATAGCAGGAGAAAAGGTTGAAGAAAGGCAGGAACCAGCCAGTCctcatcaaggatctagaactttATCTTGTAGATTACCGATTCTCAACCCTGGATGAGCACTAGAGTCACTGAGATGCATTAAAAGTTCTAATCCCAGGCTCTGCCTCTGGAGACGCTGAATTAATTGGGCTGAAGTATGGTCGAGGCATCAGCGTTTTTAAATGTTCACTCATGCGGTTCTAATGTTCatccaaggttgagaaccactgctgtaggTGGTGGGTTGTCAGCAGGTGGGTGATGTGATCGGGTTGTGACCTGAGATAAGTCATGTATGTAGGGAGTTATGTTGAAAACAGACTGAAGAGAGGACAGGGTTGGAGGCCAGGATACCAGTTATAAGGCATTTTTGAGTAATCCTAGTAAGAAATGACTGATTAATGCTTTAACAAGGATATGGaagcagagatggagagagagagatggatctAAGATATATTTAGGCAGTAGCATCTTATGACTCATATGCCCAATAGTGGAACAGGACAACTGGTTCTTAGGTGGGACAGGGTGAGCAGGAGGGGCCAGCAGGGGAGGAGGAACCAAGGATGACTCACAGCTGTCACACTGGGGTCTCTGGACAGAGATGCGGTGGAGCCAGAGGAGAAGCAGGGAGTGTGAGGGAATAAAGATGGCTCTGTTGCGAATGTGCAGCCTTTGTGGTAACACTGGGACATGCACATGGAGTTATCTAGTAAGCTTGGGGAAGAGTTCCTGGCGGGCAGTATAAATTTGGGAACCATCAATATATAGGAACAGCTAAAACTGTGGAAGCAATGTGATCATCCAGAGAACAGTGTTTAAGGAGAGCAGTGATCAACAGAACCCTGGAGATGAAGGATAAGCAGGGGAAGAGGAATctacaaaaaagatgaaaaaggaaatggtcagaaatatgtgaagaaaatcaaGGGAATGTGGGTGTCACTTAAGCCCTAATTATAAGTAAATCAAAGGAGTGTTCATTATGTACTGTAATAGTAACAGAGGGAAGCCTCATAAGCTAAGACtgagctgaaaaacacacattGGGATGGGGAATAGAAAGTCAGTGATCAATTTGATCAAGAACAGTTTCAGCAGAATTATGAAGGTAGAAGATGGCTGGCCATCCGTCAGGAAGAAGTAGGAAGTGAGCAAGCAGAGTGTCCACTCTTCTGAGGAAGCTCAGGCTGGCACCGTAGGGTGCAAAGGGTTAATTTAAAGTCAGGGGTGTGGGTGATGGGAGAAATTGCAGCATGTTTAAAAAGGGGGAACGGAGAGAAGAATGGGCAAGGAGAGGGCAGGGAAGAAGGAGGGTGCCAGgtaaaggaggagggaggagagtcgGGCCCAGTTGGAAGGGCTGGGTTTCAACAGAAGTGGACGCGTcatccttttgtatttttttttttaatcagaaagaaaaaaaaattactaagctTGGTACAAAAACCAAGACTCTGTAACATAAATCATTACAATTGGCTTGCTGTTGAGTATTACTAAGCTCAGCATGAGGTTGTATTTACATGACCTTGCTATTTTAATATTGTATCCCTGAATACATCAGATAGAGCAACTCATATACAGTCTTCAAgatgtgtttttttctgagatcATCAAAATCATAAGTACctctaggttaaaaaaaataagggtATAAATTAGGATTCTTCAgcagtactttttattttttttaatggctaataCATTCAAAAAccattgttttcttccctttttttatgtaaaatatatgataGACTACCACGCCTTGCTTTTTTACTTACTGTTATATAACCTATAAATCATGACAAAT
Encoded proteins:
- the RAB4A gene encoding ras-related protein Rab-4A isoform X1; this translates as MISPDARMLASQNIVIILCGNKKDLDADREVTFLEASRFAQENELMFLETSALTGENVEEAFVQCARKILNKIESGELDPERMGSGIQYGDAALRQLRSPRRAQAPNAQECGC